The sequence CTTCAAGCACTAGCGCGCCACGCGCTCGATGGCCTCCACCGCCGCGTGGACGCCGTTGATCCAGGAAGCGGGCCGCGCGAGGGGCCCTTCCTGGAGCCGGGTCTGGAGCAGGGACGCGACCTTCGCCTCCAGCTCCTCGGCGTCCCCCACCCGCTCCGCCTCCTTCAGCCGCAGGGCCTGCCGGTCGTAGAGCCGGGGACGCGCCCAGGCCACCAGCGGCGTCCCGGTGGCCCGGGCCTCCTGCACGGTGTTGTAGCCGCCCGCCCCCACCAGCACGTCCACGCCCCGCAGCACCGCGAGCGCCGGCCAGACGGCCAGCCCCGCCACGTGGGCCGAGGGAACGAGCCACCGCACCGCCGCCTGTTCCCCCAGCGATGCGCGCAGGCGATCCGCCGTCGCCCCGGCCTCCGCCACCTCCTCCGGACGGCCGCAGCCCATCACCGCCACCACGGGCCGCGCGTCGCCATCCTCCAGGCCCAGCCGCCGCCGGGCCTCTTCCCGGGGCAGCAGCGCGTCCGCGTCCAGCAGCAGCCACGGCGCCGTGCGCACCGCGCGCGGGTGGTGCGCGAAGGGCGCGTCCTCTCCGGGCACGACGAGCAGGTCGAACGCGTCCACGGCGCGGGCCACGTCGAAGCGCTCCACGTAGACGGGGTTCAGGTCGCGGTGCACCAGCACGCGCGGCGCACGCACCGTGGGCAGCAGCGCCACCAGCTCACCGGCGAGCCCGCGCGGAAAGGTGTCCACCACCAGCACGTCGGGCGTGGCTTCCGCGAGCCACGCGCCCACCGCCGCCACGGTGGCGGCCTTGTCCTGCCCCGCGTCCACGCGGTGCACGGTGGCGCCGGGCCCCAGCCAGGACTCCAGCGGCAGGCCAGGGGCGAACGGGCTGTTGGTGAGGACCTCCACCCGGTGGCCCCGCGCCACCGCCGCGCGGGCCAGGGCCGCCGCGCGCGTCAGGTGGCCCAGGCCGCCGCCGAGCGCATAAAGGCGCCAGTGCTGACGTCGCCCGGCCACGCTCAGCTACCGCCCAGGTCCTCCTCGAAGGAGGCGTCGTCCTCGCGCCGCACGCTCTCGCCGTCGGCCTCGGTGAAGTCGTCGCGGTCGTGGGTGCTGGAGGACGACGACCCGCCGGAGCCCCGCCACGCGTCGCGGCCGTAGTAGCCGTAGTCCTCGTAGTAGTAGCTGGGGTCGTCCTCGTCGGGGCTGGTGTCGTCCGGGTTGCGGTTCTCGTCGCCGTTGTCGGCGGTGCGCGCGCACGACACGCAGACCGCCTCCCCGCCGTCGAGCGTGCGCAGGTGCAGCGCGCAGATGGGCTTCTGGCAGCGCATGCACTGCATGGACGCCCCGCGCTCACAGGGGTGGGAGAAGAGGAAGCCGGAGGTCTCCAGACACTGCTCGGCGGACGCGAAGGAAGGGGACATGGCTTGGAAGGCTCAGGGCGACGCGGCGCCCGCGGGAGACTGGAGGCGGAAGAGCAGGGCCATGCGCACGGGCAGGTCCAGCGAGGAGAAGCCCAGGCACGCGGCGGCTTCCGGGGACACGGGCTGCTTGGTGGCGAGCACCGTCTTGCCGGACGGGTCGCGCAGGGACAGCTTGCCGTCGCGCACCTTCACGTGGACCTCCTCCGCGCCGGACGCGCCCTTCACGGACGCGCCGCCACCATCGGAGGCCACGGTGTAGAGCACAGCGCCCTGCGCGTCCGTGAGCTTCCACCCGGCGCCCTCGCGCGCGAGCGTGTAGCGCACGGCCGAGCGCGCGGCGTCCTTCACCTGGAACGCATCCGGGCCGCCGGTGACGTAGGCCAGCACCGCGTCGTCCGGACCGGACACCTTGAGCTCGCCGCCCTTCCACTTGTAGCGGGCCAGCTCCTGGTCCTCGCCGTCGACGAGCTTCGCGCCGTCGTCCTTGGGCTTGAGCGAGAAGCGCTCGCGGTCGTCGCCGTCCTTGAACTTGAGCTTGGCGCCGGCCTCCTTCGGCTCGGCGGCGGCTGCGGAGGCGGCAACGGGCGTCGCCTGCGTGGGCTGCGCGCCGGAGGCAGGGGCACCGCCTTGAGAGCAGGCCGAGGCCCCGAGCACACCGAGGCCCACGAGGAACAGGACACGAAGCTTCACGACGTGGACCTCACGTTCCCGGGCTGACCCCGGGAGCTGGAGTGGTTGAGCACCTGGTACAGGCTCAAGAGCATCATCGTCACGGTGCGCGACGCGTCCGGCTCGGCCTCGTCTGCCGGCTCGGCCTCGTCTGGCGGCACCTTGGACGGGGCCCTGGGGGCCTGGGCCACCCAGTCCTCGTCCAGCAGGACGCGCAGTTCCACCCGGTCCTCGGCCACGCGCACCCGCTTCAGCCTGGCACCGGGGGGCAGCCGCACGGCGCCCAGCGCGTGGGCTTCCATGGCCGCGAGCCCCGGGTAGCGCTCCGGCTTCACACGCAGCGCCACCGTCATCAGGCTGCCCCCGCTCCGCTTCTGCTTGGTCTTCGACTTGAGCGCGGTGGTCTTCGTGCGGCGGAGGATCCGCACCTGATCCACCACGGACAGGCGCAGCTCCGTGCCGTCCGCGAACGGGCCCCGCAAGGACAGCCACGGCTGGACGAAGTCCTCGCGGGTCCCCGTGCCGTGCTTCCCATGGTGGACGCGATTGCCCTGCGCCAGGGGGGACGTCAGGTCCAGCGTCACGTCCACGGGCGCCTTCGCGTCCAGGTCCACCTGGAAGCGCTGGAGCAGCGTGGCCAGCAGCAGGCGGCGCTGCTCCTTGTACGGCGCCAGGAACCGCTCCTCCATGAACCGCGACGTCTCCATCAATGGCCCGACCCCGCCCGTGAAGGACACGATGAGCACCATGAAGCCGCCAAACAGCGTCAGGAAACACACGAAGCCGAACAGGACGGACAGTCCTTCCTGCTCCGAGGGCAGCAGCCGGAGGATGACGAAAGACACCACGGCGGCGAGGAGCAGCCCCAGCCCGAGGCGCCTGGCTTTGCGCGCCTGCTGCTCGGGGTCGGGGCCGGGCTGTGCTTCCGGGGCGGGCGGGGGCCGCGGATCCATGGCGCGCAGGTCCCCCAGCACCTCCGCCACGGGCGCGCGCTTCGTGTAGACGCGGGTCTTCTGGGGGGCTTCGCGGTCGAGCGGCACGGGAGGAAAACCTTGTTGGCCGAGCGTAGGAGGCGCCTCCTGACAGGTCAAACCGCCTGTTGGCGCCCCTGCGCCGGGCCCTGCTGCCGCGCGGCGCCCAGCACCTGGTAGAGGCTCAAGAGCATCATCGTCGCGGTGCGCGACGCATCCGGCTTCTCCGCCTCTGCTTTCCGGGCATGGGCCACCCAGTCCTCGTCCAGCAGGACGCGCAGCTCCACCCGGTCCTCGGCCACGCGCACCCGCTTCAGCCGGGCGCCGGGGGGCAGCCGCACGGCGTCCCGTGCACGCGCCTCCTGGGCCAGGAGCCCGGGGTGACGCTCCGGCTTCACGCGCAGCGCCACCTGCAGCAGGCTGACCCCGTCGCGCCGGGCCTTGGTCTTCAACTTGCCGCTCGCGCTGACCTTCGAGCGTTGGAGCGTGCGCACCTGATCCACCACGGTCAGGTGCAGGTGCGTGCCGTCCGCGAACCGGCCCTGCAGGGACAGCCACGGGTCGACGAAGTCCTGGCGGGTCCGGGGCCCCTGGTTCTCCAGGTGGACGCGCTTGTGCCCTTCCACGGCGGACGTCAGGTCCAGCTTCACGTCCACGGGCGCCTTCGCATCCAGGTCCACCTGGAAGCGCTCGAGCAGCGTGGCCACGAGCCGGCGGCGCTGCGCCATCTGGGGTTCCACCCAACGCGGCCCTCCCGCCTTCAGCTCCAGGTCCATCCCAAACACCTTGGACACCACGAGCGTCACGAAGCCGCCGAGGATCATCCCGATGCACAGGAGGATGAGCCCGGCGTGGGACCCGTCCAGCACGAAGCCAAAAACCCCCAGGCCCAGCACGCCGGCAATGATGAGCCCCGTCCCCACGCGCGCGCCCATCTGGAACGCGTTCAGCGGGGGCTTGGGCGGCGGCGCCTCCATGCTCCGCAGGTCCTCCAGCACCTCCGCCACGGTCGCGCGCACCTGGTAGTGCTGGGTCTTCTGGAAGGCTTCGAGGTCGAGCGGCACGGGAGGGGAAACCTTCTGACGGGTCAAACCGGCTGCTGGCGGCCCGGCGGGGCGTTGCGCCGGCGCGTGGTGCCCAGCACCTGGTAGAGGCTCAGGAGCATCATCGTCGCGGCGCGCGCCGCGTCCTGGGGCGCGGGAGGCGTCAGCGCCTTGGGCGCCTTGCCGGGCGGCGGAGCGGGCTTCGTCGTCACGACGCTCCACTCCTGGTCCAGCACGGCGCGCATCGACAGGCGGTCCTCCGCCACGTCCAGCCGCGACAGCACCACGCCCGGGGGAAGCCGCGCGGCCTGCTTCGCGTTCGCGCGCAGGGCCGCCAGCCCGGGGAAGCGCTCCGGCTTCACGCGCAGCCCCACCTGGAGCAGCGTCTTGCCCTTGCGCTTCGTCTTCAGCTTCGTCTTGCCACTGCTGCTGCGGCCGTAGCGCTTGCGCTTCTGCAGGTGGTCCACGGCGGACAGGTGCAGGTGCGTGCCGTCCGCGAAGCGGCCGTGCAGGGACAGCCACGCGTCGGTGAAGTTCTCGCACTCCCACCGGCCCTTCTTGGTCTTGCCCACGGACTTGCGCGCATCGTCGCGCGGCCCCAGGTCCAGCTTCACGTCCACCGGCGCGTTCACGTCCAGGTCCACCTGGAAGCGCTGGAGCAACGTCGCCAGCAGGCCGTAGCGCCGGTTGTCCAGGTCCGTGCGGCCCGCGCGCGCCCGGATGATGAAGAGGGCGATGCCCGTCGCGAAGCTCGCGAAGGCCAGCGGAATCAGGAACGGCGGCAAGATGAACACGACGCTGAGGGCCAGGCAGCTCCAGGCGGCGATCCACAGCCTGCGCCGCTTCTGCTCCGCGCGCGCGTCCAGCTCCGCCAGCGCCTTCAGGTCCGCCAGCACGTCCACCACCGGGCCGCGGGTTTCGTAGACGTACGTCTTCTGGAATTCGGAGGGGTCGAGCGCCACGGTGGGGAGCCTTGGTCAACGGTCAGCGGGAGCAGCCGCGCGGGAGCGTAGGAGTCGCCCCCGGGCAGGTCAAACCGACTGGCGGCGTCCGCGTGCCGCCCGCAGCTTCGCGCGCCGCCGGGCATAGCCCAGCACCTGGTAGAGGCTCAGGAGCATCATCGTCGCGGTGCGGGACGCGTCGTCCTTCTCCAGCGCCTGCTTCCAGAAGGCGGGCGCCTCTGGATCGCCCGCGACCTTCTGGGGCCGCGCCACCCACTCGTCGGACAGCCGGGCTCGCAGCGACATCCGGTCCCCGGCGACGCGCACCCGCTCCAGCTCCACGCGCCGGGGCAGGCGCACGGCGTCGGTGGCGCGGGCCTTGAGCCGCTCCAGGCCGGGGTAGCGCTCCGGCTTCACGCGCACGGACACCTCCAGCCGCGCGAAGCCCTTGCGCTTGGTCTTCGTGCGCGTCTTGCCGCTGGCGCTCGTCTTGGAGCGCTCGCGCTTCTGGAGGTGCTCCACCATGCGGATCCGCAGGAAGGTGCCGTCCGCCAGCCGGGTTTCCAGCAGGAACCACGGGTCGACGAAGAAGCCCGTGTTCCACCAGCCCACCATGTCCTGCCTCACGCGCTTGTCGAGCAGGTCGGGCGGATTCAGGTCCAGCTTGAGGTGCACCGGCGCGTCAGGCCCCAGGTCCACCTGGAGGCGCTGGAGCAGCACCTGGGCCAGCCCGTAGCGGCGGTTGTCCAGGTCGCGCCGCTTGAGCAGGTACCGCCAGAAGAACAGGCCGAGTCCCACGACGAGCAGCACCGCGCCCACCGCGGCCGTCACCTGCACGAGCTGATACCCCGCCTCGGAGAACTGCTCCTCGGCGTTCTCCGCGCCCGCCCACGCGCCGTAGGACAGCAGGGCCATCACCCCGCCGGGAATCACGGTGGACCACCCGCCCCACTCCATCGCGCGGCGCTGGCTCTCCGCTCGGGCGTCCAGTCCGGCCAGGACCTCCAGGTCCTCCAGCAAGTCCGGCACCGGAGCGCGGGCTTGGTAGAGGAAGAACGTGTGGAAACGGCTGACGTTGACCGCCAAGGCGGTGGACTCCCTGCGACGCCCGTCGGGCGGACCCGCGCGCGAGCGTAGGAGTCCACGCGAACAGCGGTCAAACCGCCCTGCGGCCGCGCCGCTTCTTGCGACCCCGCTCCGGCTTCGCGACAGGCGCGCGGCCGGGCCCGGGGGGCGGAGGCGCGGCCGGGGGCAGCGGAAACCGGGCGACGTGGAGCATCTGGTAGAGGCTCAGCAGCAGGCCCGTGACCAGGCGGGACGCGTCGATGCGGTCCATCCGCGCGCGCCAGAAGGCCGCCTCGTCGGGAGCGAGCTTCCCGTCCGAGTGGGGGGACATGCCCCGGGGGAAGCGCGCGCACCAGCGCCGGTCCACCCGGACCTGGAGCCGGAGCTGGTCCGCGGACACCCGCAGCCGGCGGAAGGTCACGCCGTCGGGCAGGCGCACGCACCTGCGGGCCTCCGCCTCCGTCAGGGCCGCGAGCTCCGGGTGCCGGCGGGCCTTCACCCGCAGCCGCACGTCCACGTGCAGCACGTCCCGGTACTGGAGCTTCGTGCGCGTCGGCTTCGTGGGCGTCGGCCGCTCGCGGACCCGGCACCGCCGCTTCTCCACCAGGCCCAGGCGCAGGTGCGCACCGTCCGCCAGCCGCGTCTCCAGCACGAGCCACGGATCGAACTTGGTCCAGGCCGTGCCGTCGCCCGCCGAGGACTTCGGTCCCTCGCGGGAGCCGGGCCCGGTGGAGATGGGCTCCGGGCGCAGCTTCAGGCTCACGGTCCCTTCCGCCGGAAGGTCGCGCTGGAGCCGCCGCAGGAGCACGGCCAGCAGCTCCGGGCGGCGGGTGCGCTCCTCGATGACCACGAGGCGGTCCTCCCGCATGAGGCGCAGGGAGAACCGGTACATGGCCAGCCCGCAGCCCATCCAGAACGCCATGAACCCGGCGATCTGCGGCACGGGCTCCGGGTAGACGAGGCACAGCACCCCGCACATCAGGATGAGCCCCGAGACGACGAGCGAAATCCAGCGCCCCACGTCCCAGTACACCTGCCGGCGCGCGCGCCTCTGGAACGTGTCCAGGAGGCGCAGCACCCGGCCCACCGGCGCCTGACGGAGCTCATGCAGGGGCATGCGGACCTTCTTAGCAGAGGCCCGCCGCCGGCCGTGCAGGCAGGCCGGGCGCCAGGATGCTCGGGCTGTCAGGTAGGATGGAGCGGCCCCAACGGCATCGGGCGCGAGGTGGACCGTGGACGAAGTGAGCCGGAGAGCGGCGCTGAAACTCATCGCGGCGGCGGGCATCACTACTGCTACCGCGGGATGCTCGCGCGGTTCGGGAAAGGCAGAGGAGTCGAAGATGAGTCAGCAGCAGACGCAGCAACCGGAAGCCGTGGTCCGCGTGGATCCGCTCGGGCCGTCACCCACCCCGTGGCGGACGCCGGATCCATTCCTCTTCTGCGTGCACCACGACGACCGCTACCCCCAGGGCAACGAGCAGCTGGGACCGAAGGCGTCGCTCGCGGGCCGGGACATCGGCCAGGACTTCGCGGGGCGGGACGGCTGGAACATGTACCACGGCACCGTCGTGCCGGGCTTCCCGCAGCACCCGCACCGGGGCTTCGAGACGGTCACCATCGTGCGCAACGGGCTGCTGGACCACTCGGACTCGCTGGGCGCGGCGGCGCGCTTTGGCGGCGGCGACGTGCAGTGGCTCACCGCGGGCGGCGGCATCAACCACTCGGAGATGTTCCCGCTGCTCAAGCAGGACCAGGGCAACCACATCGAGCTGTTTCAAATCTGGCTCAACCTGCCGCGCGCCAACAAGATGGTGCAGGCGCACTTCTCCATGCTGTGGGACCACGTCATCCCGCGCCACGAGGCGAAGGACGACGCGGGCCGCACCACGAACATCACCGTGGTGGCGGGCAACCTGCGGGACGTGAAGGCGCCGCCTCCGCCTCCCAAGTCCTGGGCCGCGAACCCGGACGCGGACGTGGCCATCTGGACACTGAAGATGGAGCCGGGCGCGCGCTGGACGCTGCCCGCGGCGTCGCGCGGCACCAACCGGATGCTCTACTTCTTCCTGGGCTCGCGGCTGAGCGTGGGTGGCAAGACGGTGCCGGTGCGCAACGCCATCGAGCTGCGCGCGGACGTGGACGTGGTGCTGGAGAACGGCCCGGAGACGGCGGAGCTGCTGCTGCTCCAGGGCAAGCCCATCGGCGAGCCGGTCGTGCAGTACGGCCCGTTCGTGATGAACTCGCGGCAGGAGATCCAGCAGGCCTTCGCGGACTACCAGCGCACGGGCTTCGGCGGCTGGCCCTGGCCCAGCCATGACCCGGTGCACCCGCGCGAGGAAGGCCGCTTCGCGCGGCACGCGGACGGCCACGTCGAGAAGCCGGCCTGATCAGGGCTTCGCCGGCTTCGCGCCCTCCCACGTGAAGTTCACGGAGGGCGCCTTGACGGCCTTGGCGTCCTTCATGAGGAAGCCCTCCTGGCGCGTGCTCGCGCGCTCCAGGACGGGCTTCAGGGACGCGGGGATGGGCAGCAGCAGGCCCACCACGTACATGTTCCCGCGGCACATCTCCGCCGCGTAGCCGAACGAGATGCGCACCGCGACCTTGTCCCCTTCGACATGGTGGAACGCGACCGAGCGCTTCACGTTGTCCAGGCCGTACTCGAAGCCCACGCAGTCCTCGCCAGCCTGCAGGCTCTGGAGCAGCGCCTCCACGGTCTTCGCGTCCTCGAAGGCCTTGGGGTCGTCGCCGATGTACTTGCGCACGTAGCCGTCCGCCTTGAGGGCCTTGAGGACGTCCTTCTCCGGGAACACGTCCAGCAGGTTGAAGGCGTCCTTGCCCTTGGTCACGTCCCGGGTGACGTAGATGCGGCTCGCGTACGGGTGCGCGCCTCCGGTGTAGCCACCGTTGGAGTCCTCGTAGCTCACGTACGGGCCCACGACGGACAGCACGGTGAAGGACTGCGCGGCCTCCCAGTCGGACGTGTCCTGCGAGGCGTCCACGCCCTCCGTGATGCTGGCCAGGAAGTCCTTCTTGCGCGACTGGAGGCCGAAGACCTCCTTGCCGCCGCGCAGGGCGCGCAGGTCCTTGGAGGACATCTCGAACGTGACGTCGGAGCCAGTGACCTTCCACGTGAGAGACTGGGACTTGGGAGCGGGCGCGGCCGTGAGCAGCGCCACCATCACCACGGAGCTCATGAGCATGCCGGCCATCCTGCCTGAATCCTCCCTGCTCCTGCTCGTCCACGCCCCCGACCTCGACGGTGACTCCCGGCGGATGCGCGCCGTCATCCACGCCCTGGAGCACGCGCTCCCAGGGCTGCATCTGGACTGGACCCGCTCTGAAGCAGAGGGAATCCAGCCGTTGTCCCAGCGGGACGCGTGGCTGGACGAGGCCGCCGAGGACGGCGAGCTGCCCGCGCTCTGCAACGGGGACGAAGACCACCTCGTGACCCTGAGCGGCTGGGAGCGGGCCGGGCACCTGTCTCCCGGGAACGAGCCGCTGTTCGAGCTCCACCTGGAGCTGCCGCTGGACACGCGCGGCATCGCGATGGCGGGGCGGCTGTTGGAGGCCATGGCCGAAAGCTCGCGGGCCTGGTGGGGACGGGTGCTCACCTCGCGCACCGTCGTGGAGCTGTCCCGGCAGGTGCGCCGTCACTGGCAGGACGCACCCGAACCACCCCGGGGGCTGCCGGTGCTCGAACCGCTGGAGATGACGCCCACGCCCGTCGTGCCCCATCACCTGGGCTGGGTGAACTACTGGTCCGCCGCCACCGTGCAGCGGCTCGGGTTCCCGGATCCCTCGCGCGACGCGGAGCTGCTGACCCGTTCGCGCCAGACGGCCTTTGGAGGCTGGCTCGTCCGGCTCACGGACGCACCGCTCGACCTGGACGACCCGGCCCACCTCGACGTCCTGCGGCGGACCTACGCGCGCTTCCCTGCGATCGGCGGACGCGCGGCGCCTTGAGCGGCTCAGTGCGGGAGCTGCTCCCCGACGGTGGAGGCAATCGTCTGGAGCCCGTCGCGGGAGCGGCCCATGGGCTTGTGAGGCAGGGTCCGCAGCCCGGTGAGGCCGATGCCCAGCGAGCCGCCCACCAGCACGCCGCCCATCACGAGCGCGCCTTTGACGGGCCGCTTCGGCAGCGCGAGGGCCGCCGCGATGATCAGCGCGCTCACCCCCGTCATCCCCATCCACAGGCTCGCGCCGAGCAGCAGCGAACTCTTCGCGGTGTTCTTCGCGTCCTCCTTCAGGTCCTTCCGGGCGAGCTCCGCCTCCTTCTTGAGGATGCGTTTGCCCTGCGTGAGGATCGTCGACATCAGGGACGGGCGCTGCTGCGGCTGCTTCTGTTCGTCCATGGCGCACTCCAGTGGGTTGAGAGACCTGGGAGAAAGCTAGGACCGCGCCTCCGGAAGCGAGCGGCAGGGGGGCGGGCAGCGGCTCCTCCTCCCCGTTTGCCGCCGGACCGCTGTCGCGATAGCACCGGGCCGTGGGCTCATCCGGAATCGTCTACGCGTCCTTCGACCGCTTCCCCGCTCCCAAGGGCGCCGCCGTGCACATCCGCGCCTTCGTGGAGGCCCTGGGCGCCGCGTTCGGCCCGGTGGACCTGGTGGCCATTGGCGACGCGCCCGGTGCTCCCCCGCCTGCCCTGGGGGCCCACGTCACCTACCACCCGCTGGGTGCCCGCGGGAAAGACCTCATCTCCCAGGCGCTGACGTTCCGCTCGCACCTGGGGGCGTGGTGGCGGGGCCGGCCGCGCGCGAAGGTCGTCCACGTCCGCTCCATCTTCGAGGGCTACCCCATCGCCCGCCGCAAGGCCGCCCTCACGGACGCGCTCGTGTACGAGGTCAACGGCCTGCCCTCCATCGAGCTGAAGTACCACCACCCCGACGTCGCCGACGACGCGGAGCTGATGCGCAAGCTGCTCGCGCAGGAGGAGGCCTGCCTCCAGGCCGCGGACCTGCTCGTCACCCCCAGCGCCGTCACCGCCGAGCACCTGGTCTCCCGAGGCGCGGATCCGAAGCGCCTGCGCGTCATTCCCAACGGCGTGGACCTGGACGTGTTCCGCTACGCCCCGCCACGCTTCCCGGAAGCCGGGCGTCCGCCGCGCATGCTCTACAGCGGCACCATGACCGCGTGGCAGGGCGTGCACCACGCCATCGAGGCCTGCCGCCTCCTGCGCCGCGACCTGCCGGTGACGCTCACGCTCGTGGGTCCCCTGCGCAAGCACGCGCGCCGCGCCCTCCTGGACCGCTGCGGCGACCTCGTGCTCCAGGGCGCCGTCGAAATCCTCGAGCCCCTGCCCCAGGAAGAGCTGGCCCGGCTGCACCACGCCTGCGACGTCGTGCTCGTGCCACTGCCCGTGAACGACCGCAACTGCGTGCAGGGCTGCTGCCCGTTGAAGCTGCTCGAAGCCATGGCCACCGGCACGCCCGTCGTCGTCAGCGACCTGCCGGTGGTGCGCGCGCTCGCGGAGGCCACCGAGGCCTTCCGCATCCGCCCCGGCTCGCCCAAGGCCATCGCGGAGGCCGTGAAGGACCTCCTCGCGAACCCCGCCCTCGGCGCCTCGCTGAGCGCCAACGCCCGCGCCCGCATCGAGCGCGACTTCCCGTGGGGCCGCGCGCAGGAGGCGCTGGTGAACGCCTACGCGGACGACCTGGGGATCGCGCGAGCCAATACGCGCGACAGCACCGCGGCCTCCGCGTCCGCCTGAAAGCCCGCCTCGATTCGCGCCCGCGCCGCCGCCCCCAGCGCCGCGCGCTTCGCCTCGGGCATGCCCAGCACGTCCAGGCACGCCTGCCCCAGGTGGTTGAGCAGCGCCTTCTCCACGATGAAGCCATTCACCCCGGACTCCACCGCCTCCGGGATGCCGCCCGCGTCGCTGGCGATGACCGGCCGCGCGCACGCCATCGCCTCCAGCAGCGCGTTGGGCATGCCCTCCCACAGGGACGGCTGGAGGTACACGTCACACAGCCGCAGGTGCTCCGCGATGAGCTCCGGGGACTCCAGCGCGCCGGAGATGATGATTCGGGCCGCGTCCTCCGGATGCTCCGCGCGGTAGGCCACCAGGTGCTCCGCGTCGCGGGCGCGCACCTCGCCAATCACCAGCAGGCACGCGGGCCGCACGCGCCGCACCTCCGTGAGCGCGGACAGCAGGAACGGCAGCCCCTTCTTGTGGCGCAGCTCCCCGGAGAAGCCGAGCACCGCCTCGCCCGGCAGGATGCCCAAGCGCTCGCGCAGGGCCGCGTCCGACGGGCCCGGTGAGAACAGCGCCGTGTCCACCGCGTTGGGGATGACCTCCACGCCCGGGTCGCGTCCCAGCAGCATCGCCATCTTCCGGCCCAGGTCCGCGGACGCGGCCGTGAGCACGTCCGCTCGCCCGATCGTCCACAGCAGGCGGGCGAAGTCGCCGGGCGGGAACATCAGCTGATCCACGTCATTGCCGCGCGCGCTGATGACGGACGCCAGCCCCGCGCTCTGGGCGAACACCACCGCGAGGAAGCCCGGCGGGTACAGGTAGTGCCCCCACACCAGGTCGTACTTGCGCCGCGCGTGCAGGTGGCCGAGCACATCGAGCGTGTGCTGCATGGACAGGTCCGCGCTGCCGAACAACCCCAGCCGGTGCAGCGTCACGCCCTTCGCGAACGGAGACACGTCGCCT comes from Corallococcus macrosporus and encodes:
- a CDS encoding glycosyltransferase, whose protein sequence is MAGRRQHWRLYALGGGLGHLTRAAALARAAVARGHRVEVLTNSPFAPGLPLESWLGPGATVHRVDAGQDKAATVAAVGAWLAEATPDVLVVDTFPRGLAGELVALLPTVRAPRVLVHRDLNPVYVERFDVARAVDAFDLLVVPGEDAPFAHHPRAVRTAPWLLLDADALLPREEARRRLGLEDGDARPVVAVMGCGRPEEVAEAGATADRLRASLGEQAAVRWLVPSAHVAGLAVWPALAVLRGVDVLVGAGGYNTVQEARATGTPLVAWARPRLYDRQALRLKEAERVGDAEELEAKVASLLQTRLQEGPLARPASWINGVHAAVEAIERVAR
- a CDS encoding glycosyltransferase; translated protein: MASGPRVLLVAERFPPDIGGLARSGARTAGSLVRLGARVDVVAWTRTAPPGALETVPDAGDVSPFAKGVTLHRLGLFGSADLSMQHTLDVLGHLHARRKYDLVWGHYLYPPGFLAVVFAQSAGLASVISARGNDVDQLMFPPGDFARLLWTIGRADVLTAASADLGRKMAMLLGRDPGVEVIPNAVDTALFSPGPSDAALRERLGILPGEAVLGFSGELRHKKGLPFLLSALTEVRRVRPACLLVIGEVRARDAEHLVAYRAEHPEDAARIIISGALESPELIAEHLRLCDVYLQPSLWEGMPNALLEAMACARPVIASDAGGIPEAVESGVNGFIVEKALLNHLGQACLDVLGMPEAKRAALGAAARARIEAGFQADAEAAVLSRVLARAIPRSSA
- a CDS encoding phage holin family protein, which gives rise to MDEQKQPQQRPSLMSTILTQGKRILKKEAELARKDLKEDAKNTAKSSLLLGASLWMGMTGVSALIIAAALALPKRPVKGALVMGGVLVGGSLGIGLTGLRTLPHKPMGRSRDGLQTIASTVGEQLPH
- a CDS encoding pirin family protein codes for the protein MSQQQTQQPEAVVRVDPLGPSPTPWRTPDPFLFCVHHDDRYPQGNEQLGPKASLAGRDIGQDFAGRDGWNMYHGTVVPGFPQHPHRGFETVTIVRNGLLDHSDSLGAAARFGGGDVQWLTAGGGINHSEMFPLLKQDQGNHIELFQIWLNLPRANKMVQAHFSMLWDHVIPRHEAKDDAGRTTNITVVAGNLRDVKAPPPPPKSWAANPDADVAIWTLKMEPGARWTLPAASRGTNRMLYFFLGSRLSVGGKTVPVRNAIELRADVDVVLENGPETAELLLLQGKPIGEPVVQYGPFVMNSRQEIQQAFADYQRTGFGGWPWPSHDPVHPREEGRFARHADGHVEKPA
- a CDS encoding DUF5953 family protein — encoded protein: MSSATITTELMSMPAILPESSLLLLVHAPDLDGDSRRMRAVIHALEHALPGLHLDWTRSEAEGIQPLSQRDAWLDEAAEDGELPALCNGDEDHLVTLSGWERAGHLSPGNEPLFELHLELPLDTRGIAMAGRLLEAMAESSRAWWGRVLTSRTVVELSRQVRRHWQDAPEPPRGLPVLEPLEMTPTPVVPHHLGWVNYWSAATVQRLGFPDPSRDAELLTRSRQTAFGGWLVRLTDAPLDLDDPAHLDVLRRTYARFPAIGGRAAP
- a CDS encoding glycosyltransferase, translating into MGSSGIVYASFDRFPAPKGAAVHIRAFVEALGAAFGPVDLVAIGDAPGAPPPALGAHVTYHPLGARGKDLISQALTFRSHLGAWWRGRPRAKVVHVRSIFEGYPIARRKAALTDALVYEVNGLPSIELKYHHPDVADDAELMRKLLAQEEACLQAADLLVTPSAVTAEHLVSRGADPKRLRVIPNGVDLDVFRYAPPRFPEAGRPPRMLYSGTMTAWQGVHHAIEACRLLRRDLPVTLTLVGPLRKHARRALLDRCGDLVLQGAVEILEPLPQEELARLHHACDVVLVPLPVNDRNCVQGCCPLKLLEAMATGTPVVVSDLPVVRALAEATEAFRIRPGSPKAIAEAVKDLLANPALGASLSANARARIERDFPWGRAQEALVNAYADDLGIARANTRDSTAASASA